One segment of Halococcus salsus DNA contains the following:
- a CDS encoding cytochrome b produces MSLEPRDEGDHADWMEGKELTPIEETYLTVLLWLDKRLRIVDYLEILENLYYKVNMQLPKSHTEQYNLDNKFWYWYPLYALGSFSTIAYIVAALSGALLGFYYAPATAGDPSAAYASITMIMTDLNFGFMLRSLHRWSAQVMTAAVFLHMLRVYFTGAYKEPRELNWILGIVLISLTMVFGYTGYLLPWDQLSYWAGQIGVEMSLSIPFVGEWVAQLLFGGFALSQATLMRMYILHVFLLPFVVTSLIAVHIGIVWMQGIAEPH; encoded by the coding sequence ATGAGCCTCGAACCCCGCGACGAGGGTGACCACGCCGACTGGATGGAGGGCAAGGAGCTGACCCCGATCGAGGAGACCTACCTCACGGTGTTGCTCTGGCTCGACAAGCGGCTACGGATCGTCGACTACCTCGAGATCCTCGAGAACCTCTACTACAAGGTCAACATGCAGCTCCCGAAGAGCCACACCGAACAGTACAACCTCGACAACAAGTTCTGGTACTGGTATCCCCTCTACGCGCTCGGGAGCTTCTCGACCATCGCCTACATCGTCGCGGCGCTCTCGGGCGCGCTGCTCGGGTTCTACTACGCCCCCGCCACTGCAGGGGATCCCTCGGCGGCCTACGCCTCCATCACGATGATCATGACCGACCTCAACTTCGGGTTCATGCTCCGAAGCCTCCACCGGTGGTCGGCCCAGGTCATGACCGCCGCGGTCTTCCTCCACATGCTCCGGGTCTACTTCACCGGGGCGTACAAGGAGCCCCGCGAGCTCAACTGGATCCTCGGGATCGTCCTGATCAGCCTCACGATGGTGTTCGGCTACACCGGCTACCTCCTGCCGTGGGACCAGCTCTCCTACTGGGCGGGCCAGATCGGGGTCGAGATGAGCCTGAGCATCCCGTTCGTTGGTGAGTGGGTCGCCCAGCTCCTGTTCGGCGGGTTCGCGTTGAGCCAGGCCACCCTGATGCGGATGTACATCCTCCACGTCTTCCTCCTCCCGTTCGTGGTGACGAGCCTGATCGCCGTCCACATCGGGATCGTCTGGATGCAGGGGATCGCGGAGCCACACTAA
- a CDS encoding ubiquinol-cytochrome c reductase iron-sulfur subunit, whose amino-acid sequence MPDDEDNYPSESGRRRFVKGVVGASALGATGITGASAIQLTTSSSGQGGGATQYFGIENTAGPAPRPMPQIPIEIDDEGYLKGVWPEVRTRTVNGEQVSTAQSQLGGYTYSSEWFQYCGVQTYPGLVPDADQDNFFRVAESSSYEWMSDLSAGDRLNVSDFEDYETWNNEIGTAGVGKPAMATWRSQDLSPQETIPVQVLRSTRIEELASGGENAQWVNASTQDGFIAWLNKCTHFCCVPGFKSSDQSARFGAANEVYCPCHQSAYDPFSIERIQFTALPRPDDVGEEEEGGSEGTSSGEGE is encoded by the coding sequence ATGCCAGACGACGAAGACAACTATCCATCCGAATCGGGACGCAGGCGGTTCGTGAAGGGCGTCGTGGGTGCCTCGGCGCTCGGCGCGACGGGCATCACGGGTGCCTCCGCCATCCAGCTCACCACCTCCTCGTCCGGACAGGGCGGTGGTGCGACCCAGTACTTCGGGATCGAGAACACCGCGGGGCCGGCCCCGCGTCCGATGCCCCAGATCCCGATCGAGATCGACGACGAGGGCTACCTGAAGGGCGTCTGGCCCGAAGTTCGAACCCGGACGGTCAACGGCGAGCAGGTCAGCACCGCCCAGAGCCAGCTCGGTGGCTACACCTACTCCAGCGAGTGGTTCCAGTACTGTGGGGTCCAGACCTACCCGGGGCTCGTCCCCGACGCCGACCAGGACAACTTCTTCCGGGTGGCGGAGTCGTCGAGCTACGAGTGGATGAGCGACCTCAGCGCCGGCGACCGGCTCAACGTCAGCGACTTCGAGGACTACGAGACCTGGAACAACGAGATCGGGACCGCCGGCGTCGGCAAACCCGCGATGGCGACCTGGCGCTCCCAGGACCTCTCCCCGCAGGAGACGATCCCGGTACAGGTCCTCCGGAGCACCCGGATCGAGGAGCTCGCCTCGGGTGGCGAGAACGCCCAGTGGGTGAACGCGAGCACCCAGGACGGGTTCATCGCGTGGCTCAACAAGTGCACCCACTTCTGCTGTGTCCCCGGGTTCAAGTCCTCGGACCAGAGCGCGCGCTTCGGCGCGGCGAACGAGGTTTACTGTCCGTGTCACCAGTCGGCCTACGACCCCTTCAGCATCGAGCGCATCCAGTTCACCGCGCTCCCACGGCCGGACGACGTGGGCGAGGAGGAAGAGGGCGGCTCGGAGGGCACCAGTTCGGGTGAGGGCGAATGA
- a CDS encoding DUF7319 domain-containing protein, giving the protein MADSRPPSAGGADDPDEADVRAADTDEEFRQEVAERYDFDSFGPSDMAQMSEAEWEATFDAETWITGEGLLRRVEADLRSRIADRDVFARLERVDDGLLAYSDEGYAVVHPDGSVEGRGTVLRDVKPTVALCSMHDYDIPTPPPDGELLPDPDDVPEGTGELGNRMLQVVAAAQFLTGVGLVLAWVIVPVETIFAPVAGMIFVGLSLLLFLQVANARLSDRFRSEEYRNRLRAIGSDDRPEFLPARYREPPSAADGDKDGNEDGRSDRPAGADDPRTDPASHAEETDDSVPSA; this is encoded by the coding sequence ATGGCCGACTCCCGACCACCGTCAGCGGGCGGGGCCGACGACCCGGACGAGGCCGACGTTCGTGCCGCCGACACCGACGAGGAGTTCCGACAGGAGGTCGCCGAGCGCTACGACTTCGATTCGTTCGGCCCGAGCGACATGGCCCAGATGAGCGAAGCGGAGTGGGAGGCGACGTTCGACGCCGAGACGTGGATCACCGGCGAGGGACTCCTCCGTCGGGTCGAAGCCGACCTCCGGAGCCGGATCGCCGACCGGGACGTCTTCGCCCGGCTCGAACGCGTCGACGACGGGCTGCTCGCGTACTCCGACGAGGGCTACGCGGTGGTCCACCCCGATGGAAGCGTCGAGGGACGAGGGACCGTGCTTCGGGACGTGAAACCGACCGTCGCGCTGTGTTCGATGCACGACTACGATATCCCGACGCCGCCGCCGGACGGGGAGCTGCTTCCCGACCCCGACGACGTCCCCGAGGGAACCGGCGAACTCGGCAACCGGATGTTGCAGGTCGTGGCCGCGGCCCAGTTTCTCACGGGCGTGGGGCTCGTTCTCGCGTGGGTGATCGTTCCCGTCGAAACCATCTTCGCCCCCGTGGCCGGGATGATCTTCGTCGGACTCTCCCTCCTGCTCTTCCTCCAGGTCGCGAACGCACGGCTCTCGGACCGATTCCGGTCGGAGGAGTACCGCAACCGACTCCGCGCGATCGGCTCGGACGACCGCCCCGAGTTCCTGCCGGCGCGATACCGCGAACCGCCTTCGGCGGCCGACGGGGACAAGGACGGCAACGAGGACGGTAGATCCGACCGGCCTGCAGGGGCCGACGACCCGCGTACCGACCCCGCGAGCCACGCCGAGGAAACCGACGACTCGGTCCCGTCGGCGTAG
- a CDS encoding plastocyanin/azurin family copper-binding protein: MNRRDFLVATSAVAGGSAAATGTVAAQESGGNASGGGGGSETVAVGSGSGLSFDPEELTVAPGTTVTWEWTGEGGAHNVVADDGAFNSGPPEDGDDITFSHTFSEAGEFPYHCAPHEGVGMVGTVIVQEGGASASAAATEVDPEEMGVPIQAHFVGIATLLMMAVSLVYTFFLVKYGESPNAKRGN; this comes from the coding sequence ATGAACAGGCGGGATTTCCTGGTGGCAACGAGCGCCGTCGCGGGCGGGTCAGCCGCCGCCACCGGAACCGTCGCCGCCCAAGAGAGCGGCGGCAACGCAAGCGGGGGTGGCGGTGGCTCGGAGACGGTGGCGGTGGGTTCGGGGTCGGGGTTGTCGTTCGACCCCGAGGAACTCACCGTCGCGCCCGGGACCACCGTGACGTGGGAGTGGACCGGCGAGGGCGGCGCGCACAACGTCGTCGCCGACGACGGCGCGTTCAACTCCGGCCCCCCCGAGGACGGCGACGACATCACCTTCAGTCACACCTTTTCGGAGGCCGGCGAGTTCCCCTATCACTGTGCGCCCCACGAGGGGGTCGGCATGGTCGGTACCGTCATCGTCCAGGAGGGCGGCGCGAGCGCCAGCGCCGCCGCGACCGAGGTCGACCCCGAGGAGATGGGAGTGCCGATCCAGGCCCACTTCGTCGGGATCGCGACCCTGCTGATGATGGCGGTCTCGCTCGTCTACACCTTCTTCCTCGTGAAGTACGGCGAATCGCCCAACGCGAAGCGGGGGAACTGA
- a CDS encoding DUF7321 family protein, whose protein sequence is MLGLTDAAMATVAAVAVTVSFPCFLYGAWIMLEAEAVTWSVLTYHLKFIAVGLTLTTVPLVGWMLPRLGDQLGGASVLHAFLGLQAYAMLAFGFTGIVRIFRAKREHNLYHDYDEDVLLSEIGSERMDHWRGRLRIGVFGYVLFWVLAYLVGIARYALRYL, encoded by the coding sequence ATGCTGGGGCTGACCGACGCGGCGATGGCGACGGTCGCCGCGGTCGCGGTCACGGTCAGCTTTCCGTGCTTTCTCTACGGCGCGTGGATAATGCTCGAAGCCGAAGCCGTCACGTGGAGCGTGCTCACCTACCACCTGAAGTTCATCGCCGTCGGGCTCACGCTCACCACGGTGCCGCTGGTGGGTTGGATGCTCCCCCGCCTCGGCGACCAGCTCGGTGGCGCGTCGGTACTCCACGCCTTCCTCGGGCTCCAGGCCTACGCGATGCTGGCGTTCGGTTTCACGGGGATCGTCCGGATCTTCCGGGCGAAGCGCGAGCACAACCTCTATCACGACTACGACGAGGACGTCCTCCTCTCGGAGATCGGCTCCGAACGGATGGACCACTGGCGGGGGCGGCTCCGGATCGGGGTCTTCGGCTACGTCCTGTTCTGGGTGCTGGCCTACCTCGTCGGTATCGCACGCTACGCGCTCCGATACCTCTGA
- the nth gene encoding endonuclease III, whose product MGTPLDSREAQATAVLDRLEAEYPDTTISLDFSTRFELLVAVILSAQCTDERVNETTESLFETYPSPEAFANAPQEELAEALNSITYYNNKASYIRESAQLVVDEHDGEVPDTMGELTELPGVGRKTANVVLQHAHDVVEGVVVDTHVQRLSRRLGLTEEHRPETIERELMDLFPEERWQLSTHLFISHGRATCTARNPDCEDCVLEDICPSSTLDSAVDLASGEAW is encoded by the coding sequence ATGGGAACCCCGCTCGACTCGCGCGAGGCCCAGGCCACGGCGGTGCTCGACCGGCTCGAAGCCGAGTACCCCGACACCACCATCTCGCTCGACTTCTCCACACGATTCGAACTCCTCGTCGCGGTGATCCTCTCGGCGCAGTGTACCGACGAACGGGTGAACGAGACCACCGAGAGCCTCTTCGAGACCTATCCCTCGCCCGAGGCGTTCGCGAACGCACCGCAGGAGGAACTCGCCGAAGCGCTGAACTCCATCACGTACTACAACAACAAGGCGAGCTACATCCGCGAATCGGCCCAGCTGGTCGTCGACGAGCACGACGGGGAGGTGCCCGACACGATGGGCGAGCTCACCGAGCTCCCGGGAGTCGGTCGGAAGACCGCGAACGTCGTGCTCCAGCACGCCCACGACGTCGTCGAGGGTGTGGTGGTCGACACCCACGTCCAGCGCCTTTCGCGCCGGCTCGGACTCACAGAGGAACACCGACCCGAGACGATCGAGCGCGAACTCATGGATCTGTTCCCAGAGGAGCGCTGGCAGCTCTCGACACATCTGTTCATCAGTCACGGCCGCGCGACCTGCACCGCGCGAAACCCCGACTGTGAGGACTGCGTGCTCGAAGACATCTGTCCCTCCTCGACGCTCGACTCGGCCGTCGACCTCGCGAGCGGCGAGGCGTGGTGA
- a CDS encoding DUF7318 family protein — protein sequence MSSSGSSYGDIHRYEPARESTAAAIAIVLLTLVEVVFVGLFAYGLINGWGTIELGNMFLGGVLAVVFIDLAFILLLYRKEFLPDVMIVKKRRRKWEDLYIREDQVDGVGATSEGMTESIKRAIHPYYKR from the coding sequence ATGTCCTCCTCCGGAAGCTCCTACGGCGACATCCACCGCTACGAACCCGCCCGCGAGAGCACCGCGGCCGCGATCGCTATCGTGCTGTTGACGCTGGTCGAAGTGGTCTTCGTCGGGCTGTTCGCCTACGGGCTGATCAACGGCTGGGGCACCATCGAGCTCGGCAACATGTTCCTCGGCGGCGTGCTCGCGGTGGTGTTCATCGACCTCGCGTTCATCCTCCTGCTCTACCGCAAGGAGTTCCTCCCCGACGTGATGATCGTGAAGAAACGCCGGCGCAAGTGGGAGGACCTCTACATCCGCGAGGACCAGGTCGACGGGGTCGGCGCGACCTCCGAGGGGATGACCGAGAGCATCAAGCGCGCGATCCACCCCTACTACAAGCGATAA